In a genomic window of Pokkaliibacter sp. MBI-7:
- the ddlA gene encoding D-alanine--D-alanine ligase, translating into MTKKLKVAVLFGGRSAEHEVSLQSARNVIEAMDKTRFEPVLIGIDRQGAWYLNTDSLALLNSENPELGVLNASSQAVSLVAGESAGQLVRLQHAGMVEAVDVIFPVLHGPYGEDGSVQGLARLANVPCVGSDILGSAVGMDKDVAKRLLRDAGIPVARHVCLRRYEVNDTLLTKVAEEFGFPVYVKPANMGSSVGVVKVKELSTLAEALNYAFQYDTKVLIEANISGREVECAVLGNDQPMASIAGEIVTEDGFYSYERKYIDEKGATLVIPAVLDDATFERIRILAIQTFKALEARGLARVDMFLTATGELFVNEINTIPGFTSISMYPKLWQASGISYTELISRIIELAIEEHQLKSQLKTTGH; encoded by the coding sequence ATGACCAAGAAGCTTAAGGTCGCTGTGCTCTTTGGAGGCCGCTCTGCCGAGCATGAGGTATCGCTGCAATCAGCACGTAACGTCATTGAAGCGATGGATAAAACGCGCTTCGAGCCTGTTCTGATCGGTATCGATCGTCAGGGCGCCTGGTATCTGAATACCGACTCACTGGCTCTGCTCAACAGCGAGAATCCCGAGCTGGGCGTGCTGAATGCCAGTTCACAAGCGGTGTCTCTGGTGGCGGGGGAGTCTGCCGGGCAGCTGGTCAGGTTGCAGCATGCCGGTATGGTCGAGGCGGTCGATGTGATCTTCCCGGTACTGCACGGCCCTTATGGTGAGGATGGTTCAGTACAGGGGCTTGCCCGTCTGGCCAATGTGCCTTGTGTGGGCAGTGATATTCTTGGCTCTGCCGTGGGCATGGACAAGGACGTCGCCAAACGATTACTGCGTGACGCCGGGATACCCGTTGCTCGTCATGTGTGTCTGCGTCGGTATGAGGTCAACGATACCCTGCTGACGAAGGTTGCTGAGGAGTTTGGCTTTCCGGTCTATGTGAAGCCCGCCAACATGGGGTCTTCGGTGGGCGTGGTCAAGGTGAAAGAACTGTCGACTCTGGCTGAGGCGCTGAATTACGCGTTCCAGTACGACACCAAGGTGCTGATCGAGGCCAATATCAGTGGTCGTGAAGTCGAATGCGCTGTGCTCGGGAATGACCAGCCAATGGCCTCCATTGCCGGTGAGATCGTGACCGAGGACGGCTTTTACTCCTACGAGCGTAAGTACATCGATGAGAAGGGCGCCACGCTGGTGATCCCGGCTGTCCTGGATGATGCCACTTTCGAGCGTATCCGAATCCTGGCAATTCAGACCTTCAAGGCGCTGGAAGCACGTGGTCTGGCGCGGGTAGATATGTTCCTGACCGCGACAGGTGAGCTGTTCGTTAATGAGATCAACACTATCCCGGGCTTCACCTCCATCAGTATGTATCCCAAACTGTGGCAGGCCTCAGGTATCAGTTATACCGAGCTGATCAGCCGCATTATTGAGCTGGCCATAGAAGAGCATCAGCTCAAGAGCCAATTAAAGACTACCGGACACTGA
- the hisN gene encoding histidinol-phosphatase, protein MTLTLQDIQTYRAFAEQLAEAAAMAIAPYFRTQMDVEDKGSALFDPVTLGDKAAERAMRDLLAQHYPEHGILGEEEDRHMGSSPLTWVLDPIDGTRAFITGLPLWGTLIALNDGQYPRIGVMNQPYTRERFVGTPEGAWLNGEPLKVRPCASLAQAKITCTTPQMFDAPQLALFNSVAEKARLVRFGGDCYAYCMLAAGHVDAVVEADLKPYDVQALMPIVEGAGGVMTTWSGGDAQNGGAIVACGDKRLHAEILALLQK, encoded by the coding sequence ATGACGTTGACCCTACAGGACATTCAGACTTACCGCGCTTTTGCTGAGCAGCTGGCAGAGGCGGCCGCTATGGCCATTGCCCCTTACTTCCGCACACAGATGGATGTTGAGGATAAAGGCAGTGCCTTGTTTGATCCGGTAACGCTGGGTGACAAGGCTGCTGAGCGCGCCATGCGTGATCTGCTGGCTCAGCATTATCCTGAGCATGGCATCCTTGGGGAGGAAGAGGACCGCCATATGGGTAGCAGTCCGCTGACCTGGGTGCTGGATCCTATCGATGGCACCCGTGCCTTTATCACTGGCTTACCGCTGTGGGGTACGCTGATCGCACTGAATGATGGCCAGTATCCGCGCATTGGGGTGATGAACCAGCCGTACACCAGAGAGCGCTTTGTCGGTACACCCGAGGGAGCCTGGCTCAACGGTGAACCGCTGAAGGTTCGCCCCTGTGCCTCACTGGCACAGGCAAAGATAACCTGCACTACGCCGCAGATGTTCGATGCACCGCAATTGGCTCTGTTCAATAGTGTTGCTGAGAAGGCCCGACTGGTGCGTTTCGGTGGTGACTGCTATGCCTATTGCATGCTGGCAGCGGGTCATGTTGATGCGGTGGTTGAGGCGGATCTCAAACCTTACGATGTGCAGGCGCTGATGCCCATCGTCGAGGGAGCGGGTGGTGTGATGACCACGTGGAGTGGTGGTGATGCGCAAAACGGTGGTGCTATCGTGGCCTGCGGTGACAAACGCCTGCATGCCGAAATACTGGCACTGCTGCAAAAGTAA
- a CDS encoding NAD(P)H-quinone oxidoreductase, producing MTDNHNSSNLPEQMTAIAIREFGGPDVLVPTQRSLPSPDAGEVLIKVKVAGVNRPDVMQRKGGYAPPPGASDLPGLEIAGEVVALGTGVSRYQLGDQVCALVAGGGYAEYCTVHESNALPVPQGYSLTEAAALPETFFTVWTNVFQSGELKSGETLLVHGGSSGIGTTAIMLGKAFGARVIVTVGSDDKAASCIALGADAAINYKTQDFVEEVKQLTGGAGADVILDMVGGDYVPRNYQVAAKFGRIVQIATQHGAVERLNLLPLMVKRLIHTGSTLRPRSVAEKAEIAVELEEKVWPLLNRGEIRPQIFKCFALNDASKAHALMESSSHTGKIMLLVDSEH from the coding sequence ATGACCGACAACCACAACAGTTCCAACCTGCCAGAACAGATGACGGCAATTGCCATCCGTGAATTCGGTGGCCCGGATGTTCTTGTACCAACACAACGTTCGCTGCCTTCTCCTGATGCAGGAGAAGTGCTGATCAAAGTAAAAGTAGCGGGTGTTAATCGGCCGGACGTCATGCAACGCAAAGGGGGTTATGCACCACCACCTGGTGCATCTGATCTTCCCGGGCTCGAAATCGCCGGTGAAGTCGTGGCACTGGGCACAGGGGTGAGCCGCTACCAGCTGGGCGATCAGGTCTGTGCACTGGTCGCAGGGGGTGGCTATGCCGAATATTGTACCGTTCACGAAAGCAACGCCTTGCCAGTCCCCCAGGGCTACTCACTGACAGAAGCGGCAGCTCTGCCAGAAACCTTCTTTACCGTCTGGACTAACGTCTTCCAGAGCGGAGAACTTAAGTCCGGCGAAACCTTGCTGGTACACGGCGGCTCTTCTGGCATCGGCACGACGGCCATCATGCTTGGCAAAGCTTTCGGCGCGCGGGTTATCGTCACGGTCGGGTCTGATGACAAAGCAGCCAGCTGCATCGCGCTGGGAGCCGACGCAGCCATCAACTACAAAACCCAGGACTTCGTCGAAGAAGTGAAACAGCTTACCGGTGGCGCAGGGGCCGATGTGATTCTGGATATGGTCGGCGGCGACTACGTCCCTCGCAACTATCAGGTCGCCGCCAAGTTTGGCCGCATTGTACAGATCGCCACCCAACACGGAGCCGTCGAAAGGCTTAACCTGTTGCCCCTCATGGTCAAGCGTCTGATTCACACCGGCTCCACCCTTCGCCCGCGCAGCGTGGCAGAAAAAGCGGAGATTGCGGTTGAGCTGGAAGAAAAGGTGTGGCCGTTATTAAACCGAGGGGAAATCAGACCGCAAATCTTCAAATGTTTTGCGTTGAATGACGCCAGCAAGGCCCATGCCCTGATGGAGAGCAGCAGTCATACCGGCAAGATCATGCTGCTAGTGGACAGTGAGCATTAA
- a CDS encoding DUF1993 domain-containing protein, with product MSVSMYEASIPVFVRGLKNLSAILEKAVTNAEIRRIKPEVLVNARLAPDMLPLSAQIQILSDSAKGCAARLAGVEVPSFADAEVTFDDLQERIEKTLTFIQGIAAADVDGSEDHTVVLKIGGRELSFSGKSYLLNFAMPNFYFHLTTAYAILRHNGVDIGKRDYLGDI from the coding sequence ATGTCTGTGTCGATGTACGAAGCTTCAATTCCCGTGTTTGTTCGTGGTCTGAAAAACCTTTCAGCCATTCTTGAAAAAGCGGTCACCAACGCCGAGATCCGTCGCATCAAACCAGAGGTTCTGGTCAATGCCCGCCTCGCACCTGACATGCTTCCTCTATCTGCCCAGATTCAGATTCTCAGTGACTCGGCCAAGGGTTGTGCAGCCCGGCTGGCTGGCGTTGAAGTCCCCTCCTTCGCCGACGCCGAAGTGACCTTCGATGATCTGCAGGAGCGCATTGAAAAGACGCTGACTTTTATTCAGGGTATTGCGGCTGCAGATGTTGATGGCAGCGAAGATCATACCGTCGTTCTGAAAATTGGTGGTCGTGAACTGAGCTTCAGTGGCAAGAGCTATCTGCTGAACTTCGCCATGCCTAATTTCTACTTTCACCTGACCACTGCGTACGCAATTCTGCGACACAACGGTGTGGATATAGGTAAGCGGGATTATCTGGGCGATATCTGA
- a CDS encoding TetR/AcrR family transcriptional regulator, with amino-acid sequence MKTLSTCPPKPRGRPRAFDRDKALDAAMRLFWQQGYEATSLSDLTCAMGINPPSLYSAFGDKEQLFLAAIEHYLNDGPGTSLSCLLSYGTTAREAIQKVLTNAANELANPDHPPGCMVVTSATNCSVGSARVQEAVARYRARKEEEIIARIEKGKVDGDLPAATDAVALARFYGTVMQGMTMQARDGATADVLLDIAMAAMRAWPSS; translated from the coding sequence ATGAAAACACTAAGCACCTGTCCTCCCAAACCACGTGGCCGCCCCCGCGCTTTTGACCGGGACAAGGCACTTGATGCCGCTATGCGCCTGTTCTGGCAACAGGGCTATGAGGCGACATCTCTGAGTGACCTGACCTGCGCCATGGGAATCAATCCTCCCAGCTTGTACAGCGCCTTTGGTGACAAAGAGCAGCTGTTTCTGGCAGCAATCGAACACTATCTGAATGATGGCCCCGGCACTTCGCTGAGCTGTCTGCTCAGCTATGGCACTACAGCCAGGGAAGCTATCCAGAAAGTCCTTACCAATGCAGCCAATGAGCTGGCTAATCCTGATCATCCCCCTGGCTGTATGGTCGTGACATCTGCCACTAACTGTTCAGTAGGTTCTGCCAGAGTTCAGGAAGCTGTTGCGCGCTACCGGGCACGCAAGGAAGAGGAAATTATTGCTCGTATCGAGAAAGGCAAAGTGGACGGTGATTTACCCGCCGCTACCGATGCCGTTGCACTGGCACGATTTTACGGCACGGTTATGCAGGGCATGACCATGCAGGCGCGAGATGGCGCCACAGCAGATGTACTGTTGGATATTGCGATGGCGGCTATGCGGGCATGGCCGTCATCCTGA
- a CDS encoding MFS transporter — MNDSRTQVATPYGVGFAELALAIGGLAIGTGEFAAMSILPDIADDMGTSVPKMGHMISSYAFGVVVGAPLITILFARVPRRIMLICLMLLFAVGNLLSTITHSYSAVVLSRFVAGIPHGAYFGLAALVAASLVPPDHRGRAVAKVMLGLTIANIVGVPFATWLGQALGWRSVFVIVGVLGILTATMVRLCVPVVPHEGASPAKELGVFKRLQVWLTLGVVAIGFGGVFSIYTYITPTLVNVTGLAESSVPLVLGLFGVGMTVGNLIGGWFTDRSRIWTIIGVLIWNAIVLSLFTLAVHQVWSAVLIIFLIGIGVAVVPAAQTRLMDVAGDAQSVAAALNHSAFNIANALGAWFGGVAISLNYGWQSTGWVGAYLALGGLMVMIVSVLFERRSAMMGYSKEELQAS; from the coding sequence ATGAACGATTCTAGGACTCAGGTTGCCACGCCCTACGGCGTCGGCTTTGCCGAGCTGGCGCTGGCTATCGGTGGCCTTGCCATCGGTACAGGTGAGTTTGCTGCCATGAGCATCTTGCCGGATATTGCCGACGACATGGGAACATCCGTACCAAAGATGGGGCATATGATCAGCTCCTATGCCTTTGGTGTGGTGGTTGGTGCACCGCTGATTACCATTCTGTTCGCGCGGGTGCCCCGGCGCATCATGTTAATTTGCCTGATGCTGCTGTTTGCCGTGGGTAACCTGCTGAGCACCATCACGCATAGTTACAGTGCCGTGGTGCTTTCACGTTTTGTCGCGGGCATTCCCCACGGTGCCTATTTTGGTCTGGCTGCACTGGTGGCTGCTTCGCTGGTACCTCCTGACCATCGTGGCAGGGCCGTGGCCAAAGTCATGCTCGGGTTGACCATCGCCAATATTGTTGGCGTTCCGTTCGCTACCTGGTTAGGTCAGGCACTGGGCTGGCGTTCGGTATTTGTGATCGTGGGTGTGCTTGGCATATTGACGGCGACCATGGTCCGGCTTTGTGTTCCGGTCGTGCCCCATGAAGGTGCCAGTCCGGCAAAAGAGCTAGGTGTATTCAAACGCCTGCAGGTGTGGTTGACACTAGGCGTGGTAGCCATCGGCTTCGGCGGGGTATTTTCGATCTACACCTACATCACACCCACGCTGGTTAATGTCACGGGCCTTGCTGAGTCATCCGTACCCCTGGTGCTCGGGCTGTTTGGTGTCGGAATGACTGTGGGTAATCTGATTGGTGGCTGGTTCACTGATCGGTCGCGCATCTGGACCATTATTGGTGTGTTGATCTGGAACGCCATCGTGCTGTCGCTGTTTACTCTGGCTGTTCATCAGGTCTGGAGTGCTGTGCTGATTATCTTCCTTATCGGTATTGGTGTGGCTGTGGTCCCCGCGGCCCAGACCCGACTGATGGACGTCGCCGGGGATGCACAGTCAGTAGCAGCTGCCCTCAATCACTCGGCTTTCAATATAGCCAATGCGCTCGGTGCCTGGTTTGGCGGTGTTGCTATCAGTCTCAATTATGGCTGGCAGTCGACTGGCTGGGTCGGTGCCTATCTGGCGCTGGGTGGACTGATGGTGATGATCGTTTCGGTGTTGTTCGAGCGGCGCTCAGCCATGATGGGATACAGCAAAGAGGAGCTACAGGCTTCGTAG